Proteins from a single region of Theobroma cacao cultivar B97-61/B2 chromosome 10, Criollo_cocoa_genome_V2, whole genome shotgun sequence:
- the LOC18586045 gene encoding probable E3 ubiquitin-protein ligase RHC2A, with the protein MATATTSYWCYRCSRFVQIFNQDPITCPGCDGGFVEEIENPSHTARTVQAGSRRFGSHRFPAASMYTNTTPTTSTILRRSRRNGGDRSPFNPVIVLRGGAATTTSSAASPSSASGENSNVEHNGRGFELYYDDGGGSGLRPLPPSMSEFLLGSGFDRLIDQLSQMEIQNVGRYEQPPASKAAVEAMPTVEIDETHVCNELYCAVCKEQFELGTKVRNMPCNHLYHSNCILPWLQLRNSCPVCRHELPAAVGEEGSESGGGNLNSSEEVPVGLTIWRLPGGGFAVGRFSGGRRGGAGENREFPVVYTEMDGGFSGGGLPRRVSWGSRGSRGRERGGFFGRLLGNLFGCFGGSSSSRLDSRISRSSRSLLLFTASSRRRRGWAVEVDSGRRRW; encoded by the coding sequence ATGGCGACAGCGACGACGTCGTATTGGTGTTACCGATGCAGCCGATTCGTACAGATTTTTAACCAAGATCCGATCACTTGCCCCGGCTGCGACGGTGGATTCGTCGAAGAGATCGAAAACCCGTCTCACACAGCGCGTACGGTCCAGGCTGGCTCCCGTCGCTTTGGCAGCCACAGGTTCCCCGCAGCCTCGATGTACACTAACACTACTCCCACCACCAGCACCATCCTCCGCCGTAGCCGTCGTAACGGGGGCGATCGGTCACCTTTCAATCCCGTCATCGTTTTACGAGGTGGAGCCGCTACCACCACATCATCTGCCGCCTCCCCCTCCTCCGCGTCAGGGGaaaattcaaatgttgaaCACAACGGGAGAGGGTTTGAGCTATACTATGACGACGGAGGCGGGTCAGGTCTTCGGCCGTTACCCCCGAGTATGTCGGAATTTCTGCTAGGTTCGGGGTTTGACCGATTGATTGACCAGTTATCACAAATGGAAATCCAAAACGTCGGCCGTTACGAGCAACCGCCGGCGTCTAAAGCGGCGGTAGAAGCAATGCCAACGGTGGAGATAGACGAAACCCATGTTTGCAACGAATTATACTGCGCAGTTTGCAAAGAGCAATTCGAGTTGGGAACCAAAGTTCGAAACATGCCTTGCAATCACTTATACCATTCTAACTGCATACTCCCTTGGCTTCAGTTACGAAATTCATGCCCGGTTTGCCGGCATGAGTTGCCCGCCGCAGTCGGCGAAGAAGGGAGCGAAAGCGGTGGCGGGAATTTAAATTCGTCCGAGGAGGTTCCGGTGGGATTGACTATTTGGAGGTTACCGGGCGGAGGGTTCGCTGTGGGGAGGTTTTCAGGGGGAAGAAGAGGAGGAGCAGGGGAGAATAGAGAGTTTCCGGTTGTTTATACGGAAATGGATGGTGGTTTTAGCGGCGGAGGGTTGCCGCGGAGGGTTTCGTGGGGGAGCAGAGGGAGTAGAGGGAGGGAAAGAGGAGGGTTTTTTGGAAGGCTTTTGGGGAATTTGTTTGGGTGTTTTGGTGGGTCAAGTTCTTCTCGGTTGGATTCAAGGATAAGTAGAAGTAGTAGATCTCTTTTGCTCTTTACTGCTTCTTCAAGGAGAAGAAGAGGTTGGGCTGTGGAAGTTGATagtggaagaagaagatggtaa